Below is a genomic region from Cyanobacteriota bacterium.
ATAGGCAGATTCCACGTTGCCCATATTATGGCGGAAGCGATCCTTATCCAGCACACGCTTGTCTGGGTCTGGTTCGTCAGTTAGCCACAAACGGCAAGTATCTGGACTAATTTCATCAGCCAAGAGTAATTGACCTTGAGCATCGGTGCCAAATTCCAGTTTGAAGTCCACCAAGGTGATGCCGCAATCGCGAAAAAAGGCTTGCAAATGTTGGTTGATAGTTAGTGCCATGGCGGTCAGTTGAGTAACTTGGTCAGCAGTGGCTAGGTTCAGCAAAAACAGACGATCGTGGGTCAATAGTGGATCTCCAAGTTCGTCGTTCTTGTAATAAAACTCCACTAAGGGTTTGGATAAGACGGTGCCTACAGGTAACCCTGTTTGTTTGCAAAGGCTACCAGCGGCAATGTTGCGGACTACAACCTCTAGGGGCAAAATCTGCACTGCCCAAACCCGCATTTCTCGCGGTGCGGGACGATCAATGAAATGATTGGCAATTCCCTCGGCAGCTAGCTTTCGGAACAAATAGCTGGAAATGGCACAGTTGATTTCTCCTTTGTCTCGAATTTGTCCTCTTTTTTGAGCGTTGAAGGCTGTGGCATCGTCTTTGAAATAGGTCAGCAATACAGCAGGATCATCAGTAGCATAAATAATCTTGGCCTTGCCTTCATACAGGGGAGTGCGATCGTGCATAGGAACAGGAGTGAACAGCCTTATCATTCTAGCGTTGCTGACCGTTGCCAGTTTTGTCTGGAGTGGTAACCATTCACCCCTACAATAGAACTGAGTATAGAACTGAAGTTCAGTGGAACAAGACCTTGATCGCTAATGGAGCCATGCGCGATAACTTTACCCCTTACATTCTGGTTATGTTGACAGGGTTAGTCAGCTCAGTTTTCATTGGGCTGATTGCTTGGTATAACTCTAAGCGCCCTCCGGGCTGGGAAGATGCCCAACGCCCTAGCTACATTCCCAAGCTAGATATGGATCAGCCTACTGCCCCTGAGAGTAATGCTCAGTCCCAGGGTGAACAACAGCCAGAGAGCAGCCCATCAGAGTCTTAGGAGTAATCTCACTGAACGGGCACGATCGTTGTGCGCAAGTTTTTCTGAGCCAGTTGCTGCTGCAAAGCTTCTGCTGTGGTGCGGTCGTAAAATAGACCTGCTTGCATCATCAGTTGCCCGTTCA
It encodes:
- a CDS encoding phosphoribosylaminoimidazolesuccinocarboxamide synthase, whose product is MHDRTPLYEGKAKIIYATDDPAVLLTYFKDDATAFNAQKRGQIRDKGEINCAISSYLFRKLAAEGIANHFIDRPAPREMRVWAVQILPLEVVVRNIAAGSLCKQTGLPVGTVLSKPLVEFYYKNDELGDPLLTHDRLFLLNLATADQVTQLTAMALTINQHLQAFFRDCGITLVDFKLEFGTDAQGQLLLADEISPDTCRLWLTDEPDPDKRVLDKDRFRHNMGNVESAYQQVLDRVLRQGEFQG